A part of Arachis hypogaea cultivar Tifrunner chromosome 12, arahy.Tifrunner.gnm2.J5K5, whole genome shotgun sequence genomic DNA contains:
- the LOC112729624 gene encoding putative disease resistance RPP13-like protein 1, with protein sequence MVTKIEEVVERIEDLEKRKDTLGLKEIQTGSSSWRPPSTSLVKGNVFSRDGDQQALIKMLNDNNHHNLSVISIVGMDGVGKTTLAQWLYNNKDLMDGVDLKAWICVSENYDVVETTKNVIKGISLGICSLDSFDLLQQDLKKKLSEKKFFIVLDDVWNEDVDKWNSFITPFQHGRKGITILLTTRKVNVGRIVQHCNSYALKGLSDDHCWSIFADNASFPESNGSSELEGIGRKIVERCDGLPLAAETLGRLLRSEHRAEEWNKILRSDIWEFRLANCKILPALLLSYHHLPTHLKRCFVYCSLYPKDYKLDKDELILLWMAENLLQPPRRGQTLEEVGCECFDDLVSRLFFKLVENDEKYFVMHDLMHDLAIFLAGKFYCRSFEELGEKEEMSILTRHLLYDRSISKKTFSSREIESLRTSLYINPGSYFHKAHATLPFDILSKNKYLRVLSVHTLNIFPDSIAKKLIQLRYLDLSRSDVKILPESLCNLCNLQTLKLEGCSNLTLLPNGMYKLVNLRHLNIRDTPLKEMPKGMSKLKQLHILSKFVVGKQEDNGMEELGGLLNLHGSLEIQKLENVIDANEARSARIIDKKHIDELLLEWSVFGDMVSNTHTDEQDILGGLQPHTGLKKLTVNRYKGKIFSDWIGHSSYNNITNVSLYSCKNCCMLPSLGQLPSLKSLSIKGFYQLKSIGKEFYKNEGHQHSKPIAPFPSLESLQFDNMPCWEEWHLPDSEAFLQLKSLQIRDCRMLKGDMVNQVLMRIVSSSSDVSKVRQLKIQDGHQGWDKEMRLYGNSLSISGFEYVVEYAFKARIIHHLTSLQEIEISWCSSVVSLGGNCLPKSLQKLQISNCRQIELLQQQHKYDLVDLQIYQSCDSLTSLSLDAFPNLKNLEIKECSNLESVSMSQPPHAALQRLTISQCSKFVSLPSDMNSLLPNLHTLAIRGCPNICRWPEGGLPANLKELIAGECEEHVRGVSWLGNLDNLTHLTISGLWCESIKLYPEVGSMPRLPSLTTLHIHDFYDLETLECNQLLRLTSLQQLHISYCPKLKNMEGEKLPPSLLLLQIDYCDLLGEHCKNKHQQIWSKISHIPTIKLNRRHIF encoded by the coding sequence ATGGTGACTAAGATAGAAGAGGTGGTTGAAAGAATAGAAGATCTTGAGAAACGCAAAGATAcccttggtctcaaagagattcAAACAGGAAGCTCTTCATGGAGACCTCCATCCACTTCTCTTGTGAAGGGGAATGTGTTCAGCAGGGATGGTGACCAACAGGCACTAATCAAGATGCTCAATGACAACAATCATCATaacttgtctgtcatctctattgTTGGTATGGACGGTGTTGGTAAAACTACTTTAGCACAATGGCTCTACAACAACAAGGATTTGATGGACGGGGTTGATTTGAAAGCATGGATTTGTGTTTCTGAAAACTATGATGTTGTTGAGACTACAAAGAATGTTATAAAGGGGATCTCTTTAGGTATTTGTAGTCTTGATAGCTTTGATTTACTTCAACAAGATTTGAAGAAAAAACTGTCAGAAAAGAAGTTCTTCATTGTTTTGGATGATGTTTGGAATGAAGATGTTGACAAGTGGAATAGTTTTATCACCCCTTTTCAACATGGGAGAAAGGGAATCACTATTCTTCTAACAACCCGTAAGGTAAATGTTGGTCGAATAGTCCAACACTGTAACTCTTACGCTCTCAAGGGACTGTCAGATGATCATTGTTGGTCTATTTTTGCGGACAATGCATCCTTTCCTGAATCAAATGGGAGCTCAGAACTGGAAGGAATAGGTAGAAAGATTGTTGAGAGGTGTGATGGCTTGCCATTAGCTGCAGAAACACTTGGACGCTTGTTGCGCTCAGAGCATCGTGCTGAAGAATGGAATAAAATACTAAGGAGTGACATTTGGGAATTTCGTCTGGCAAattgtaagattcttcctgcATTGTTATTAAGTTACCATCATCTGCCTACTCATTTGAAACGATGCTTTGTTTATTGTTCATTGTATCCCAAAGATTATAAACTTGATAAAGATGAATTAATATTGCTGTGGATGGCTGAAAACCTTTTACAACCACCAAGGAGGGGACAGACTTTAGAAGAAGTTGGTTGCGAGTGTTTTGATGACTTGGTTTCAAGACTATTCTTCAAGCTGGTCGAGAATGATGAGAAGTATTTTGTGATGCACGATCTCATGCATGACTTGGCAATTTTTCTTGCTGGAAAATTTTATTGTAGGTCATTTGAAGAACTTGGTGAAAAGGAAGAGATGAGTATTCTAACTCGTCATTTATTATACGACCGTTCAATCTCCAAGAAAACATTCTCCTCTCGTGAAATAGAATCTTTGAGGACATCATTGTATATCAACCCTGGATCTTATTTCCATAAAGCACACGCAACATTACCATTTGACATATTGTCAAAGAATAAATACTTGAGAGTTTTGTCCGTTCATACACTCAATATATTTCCTGATTCAATAGCTAAAAAATTGATCCAATTGCGCTATTTGGATCTCTCTCGGAGTGATGTTAAGATATTGCCCGAGTCATTATGCAACTTGTGCAATCTACAAACTTTAAAGTTAGAAGGCTGTTCAAATCTGACTTTGCTACCTAATGGCATGTATAAGCTTGTGAATTTGCGGCATCTTAATATAAGAGATACTCCTCTGAAAGAAATGCCAAAAGGAATGAGCAAATTAAAACAGTTGCACATTTTAAGTAAGTTTGTGGTGGGAAagcaagaagacaatggaatGGAAGAGTTAGGAGGGCTTTTAAATCTTCATGGATCACTTGAGATTCAGAAATTGGAGAATGTGATTGATGCCAATGAGGCAAGGAGTGCAAGGATAATAGATAAGAAGCACATCGACGAGTTATTGTTGGAATGGTCTGTATTTGGTGATATGGTTTCAAACACACATACTGATGAACAAGATATACTTGGGGGCTTGCAACCACACACTGGCTTGAAAAAGTTGACTGTTAATAGATACAAAGGTAAAATATTTTCAGACTGGATCGGGCATTCTTCCTACAACAATATCACAAATGTATCTCTGTATTCTTGCAAGAATTGCTGCATGCTGCCTTCACTTGGACAGCTGCCATCTTTGAAGTCCCTGAGCATCAAAGGTTTTTATCAACTGAAGAGCATTGGCAAGGAGTTTTACAAGAATGAAGGCCATCAACATTCTAAGCCTATTGCACCGTTTCCCTCACTGGAGAGTTTGCAGTTTGATAACATGCCATGTTGGGAGGAGTGGCACTTACCTGACTCAGAAGCCTTTCTTCAGCTTAAGAGCCTTCAAATAAGAGATTGTCGAATGTTAAAGGGAGATATGGTTAATCAGGTATTAATGAGAATCGTTTCTTCCTCATCGGATGTTTCCAAAGTGCGCCAACTGAAAATACAAGATGGTCATCAGGGATGGGATAAAGAGATGAGACTATATGGGAATAGTTTATCAATTAGTGGATTTGAATATGTGGTGGAGTATGCATTTAAGGCAAGGATCATTCACCATCTAACTTCCCTCCAAGAAATAGAAATCTCATGGTGTTCATCTGTTGTATCCTTGGGGGGCAATTGTTTACCCAAATCTTTGCAAAAGCTCCAAATCTCTAATTGCCGCCAAATTGAATTACTCCAGCAACAACACAAGTATGATTTGGTAGATCTACAAATATATCAAAGTTGTGATTCACTGACCTCATTGTCGTTGGATGCCTTTCCCAATCTCAAGAATCTGGAGATAAAAGAGTGTTCAAATCTGGAATCAGTTTCAATGTCACAGCCACCACACGCTGCTCTTCAACGTCTCACCATCAGTCAATGCTCCAAATTTGTGTCATTGCCATCTGACATGAATAGTCTTCTTCCAAATTTACACACTCTGGCCATACGAGGTTGCCCAAACATTTGTAGGTGGCCAGAGGGTGGTTTGCCGGCTAACCTGAAAGAGCTTATTGCAGGAGAATGCGAGGAACACGTAAGGGGTGTATCATGGTTGGGCAACTTGGACAACCTCACTCATCTCACCATTTCTGGTCTTTGGTGTGAGAGCATAAAGTTATACCCAGAGGTGGGTTCGATGCCTCGCCTTCCCTCCCTCACCACTCTACATATCCATGACTTTTATGATCTGGAGACATTGGAGTGCAACCAGCTTCTCCGCCTCACCTCCCTCCAACAACTACACATTTCATACTGTCCAAAGCTGAAGAATATGGAAGGAGAAAAGCTGCCTCCCTCTCTCTTACTACTTCAAATTGACTACTGTGATTTGCTGGGCGAACACTGCAAGAACAAGCATCAACAAATTTGGTCCAAAATTTCCCACATCCCCACCATTAAACTCAATCGCAGACATATTTTCTGA